In Granulicatella elegans, one genomic interval encodes:
- the pcp gene encoding pyroglutamyl-peptidase I: protein MKILLTGFDPFGGENINPSWEVVRHIPEKIKNAEIKGIQIPTVFQKSFEVLKKEMESFNPDVVICVGQAGGRQGITPERIAINIDDARIPDNEDNQPIDFPIQKDGESAYFSTLPIKAMVDKMIASGFSASVSNTAGTFVCNHIMYQVLYYASKNHPLLKAGFIHVPFLPEQVKEKNQYPSMELEEMVQALTLCVETVIDYQDKEDLKTIGGAIH from the coding sequence ATGAAAATTTTATTAACAGGTTTTGATCCATTTGGTGGAGAAAATATTAATCCTTCTTGGGAAGTTGTTCGTCATATTCCAGAAAAAATAAAAAATGCAGAAATAAAAGGAATTCAAATTCCTACGGTATTTCAGAAATCCTTTGAGGTATTAAAGAAAGAAATGGAAAGTTTCAATCCTGATGTTGTCATTTGTGTAGGACAAGCAGGAGGAAGACAGGGAATTACTCCAGAACGTATTGCGATAAATATTGATGATGCACGTATTCCAGATAATGAAGACAATCAACCCATTGATTTCCCAATTCAAAAGGATGGAGAAAGTGCTTATTTTTCAACATTACCTATTAAAGCTATGGTGGATAAAATGATTGCGTCAGGTTTTTCTGCTTCTGTTTCAAATACTGCAGGTACTTTTGTATGTAATCATATTATGTATCAAGTACTTTATTATGCTTCTAAAAATCATCCATTATTAAAAGCTGGCTTTATTCATGTACCTTTCTTACCTGAACAAGTAAAAGAAAAAAATCAATATCCTTCTATGGAATTAGAAGAAATGGTTCAAGCTCTAACGCTTTGTGTTGAAACAGTTATTGATTATCAAGATAAAGAGGATTTAAAAACCATTGGTGGAGCAATTCATTAA
- a CDS encoding DUF1846 domain-containing protein, which yields MQLGFDSEKYLEEQSQYILERVNSYDKLYLEFGGKLIGDFHAMRVLPGFDPDGKVKLLYRLRNQAEIIICVYAGDIEQNKIRGDLGITYDRDVLRMIDDLHHWDLKINSVLITRYTGQPAATQFKNMLERRGMTVYTHGHTEGYPMDVDTIVSDAGYGANAYIETTRPLVVVTAPGANSGKLATCLSQLYHETKRGRSAGYAKFETFPVWNLPLNHPVNIAYEAATADLEDVNMIDPYHLEKYGITTVNYNRDIEAFPLLRRILRKIYKDQEIPYYSPTDMGVNRVGFAITDDAVVQEASKQEIIRRYYHLQCDYKRGIGTLETAQRGKYIMDEMGLTPQDRPVVEKALSKAKESNSEIVAIELPNGKMITGKQSETMTAGAACLLNAIKELAGIQKDLHLLPPVILESITKLSQDVFRQQRRSLDSKEVLIALSMSAVTNPSAEAAKNQLVFLRNLQAHSTVILQKADEEIYRDLGITITSEPSFAGNSFYYSH from the coding sequence ATGCAATTAGGATTTGATAGCGAAAAATACCTGGAAGAACAAAGTCAATATATTTTAGAGCGCGTGAATAGTTATGACAAACTCTATTTAGAATTTGGTGGTAAACTCATTGGAGATTTTCACGCAATGAGAGTATTACCTGGATTTGATCCAGATGGAAAAGTCAAACTACTCTATCGTTTGAGAAACCAAGCAGAAATTATCATCTGTGTTTACGCTGGGGATATCGAACAAAATAAAATACGTGGAGACTTAGGCATTACTTATGACCGAGATGTCTTACGAATGATTGATGATTTACACCACTGGGATTTGAAAATTAATAGCGTACTCATTACAAGATACACTGGTCAACCAGCTGCCACACAATTCAAAAATATGTTAGAACGCAGAGGAATGACCGTTTATACTCACGGTCACACAGAAGGCTATCCAATGGATGTGGATACCATTGTCAGTGATGCAGGCTACGGAGCCAATGCATACATTGAAACCACTCGCCCATTAGTCGTTGTAACAGCACCTGGTGCCAATAGCGGAAAACTAGCGACTTGTTTAAGTCAGCTCTATCATGAAACCAAAAGAGGACGTTCCGCAGGTTATGCAAAATTTGAAACATTCCCTGTATGGAATTTACCATTAAACCATCCTGTTAACATTGCCTATGAAGCTGCAACAGCTGATTTAGAAGATGTCAATATGATTGATCCATATCATTTGGAAAAATATGGCATTACAACGGTTAACTATAATCGAGATATTGAAGCATTCCCACTTTTAAGAAGAATTTTAAGAAAAATATACAAAGACCAAGAAATTCCTTATTACTCACCAACCGATATGGGAGTAAACCGCGTTGGATTTGCCATAACAGACGATGCAGTCGTACAAGAAGCTTCTAAACAAGAAATTATTCGCAGATACTACCACTTACAATGTGATTACAAACGTGGCATTGGCACATTAGAAACTGCTCAACGTGGAAAATATATTATGGATGAAATGGGACTAACCCCTCAAGATCGTCCAGTTGTCGAAAAAGCATTGAGTAAAGCCAAAGAATCCAACAGCGAAATCGTTGCTATTGAGTTACCAAATGGTAAAATGATTACTGGAAAACAAAGCGAAACAATGACAGCAGGAGCTGCTTGCTTATTAAATGCGATTAAAGAATTAGCAGGTATTCAAAAAGATTTACACTTATTACCGCCCGTTATTCTTGAATCCATTACAAAATTGAGTCAAGATGTCTTTCGTCAGCAAAGACGATCCCTCGATAGTAAGGAAGTACTCATTGCTTTAAGTATGTCTGCCGTTACAAATCCATCTGCAGAAGCCGCTAAAAATCAATTAGTCTTTTTAAGAAATTTACAAGCACATAGTACCGTTATTTTACAAAAAGCCGATGAAGAAATTTATCGTGATTTAGGCATTACCATTACGAGTGAACCATCCTTTGCAGGAAATAGTTTTTATTATAGTCACTAA
- a CDS encoding Mbeg1-like protein, producing the protein MGNLITYVQQYEAQTFQEKSVTDIDILVLTEIAYLPFDGIVPSSFEVKAAISLNQLGKEFATIKEKEHENNPFMITKERMKLLDVVSKSQRFKDIKVFGFLNDIDDELTKQFAAVCYQWEEESRWIIFRGTDESLIGWKEDFMMTYSDLIPAQTDAIEYLRKQAELFAGSLNVSGHSKGGNLSLYASAMQEESIQQRIQQIYCWDSPGVHRSILMTEGYQRVVSKAKRYIPQDSIVGLMLESQVPYHIIESQGSGIVQHSALMWNIEEDCFVERTELTKNSQLTDQTFKQWTETVTDEDLKLFFDTFFELFFEMGVETVNEVYHHFRMYMQEFFKKAYQMDTEKREILLRVGRLLFQIRYEIWKDTLSIPVELPPLTLPSVEELVESWTEEHRIAVTYQSTEENEEIRHYYQHRQKQKNLETNQAKQSE; encoded by the coding sequence ATGGGAAATTTAATTACTTATGTACAGCAATACGAAGCTCAAACATTTCAAGAAAAATCAGTAACGGATATTGATATTTTAGTTTTAACAGAAATCGCCTATTTACCATTTGATGGAATTGTACCTTCATCTTTTGAGGTAAAAGCTGCCATTTCACTTAACCAATTAGGTAAAGAATTTGCAACAATCAAAGAAAAAGAACACGAAAATAATCCCTTTATGATTACAAAAGAAAGAATGAAATTACTAGATGTTGTGTCTAAAAGTCAACGTTTCAAAGATATTAAAGTGTTTGGATTTTTGAACGATATTGATGATGAACTTACAAAACAATTTGCTGCAGTTTGTTATCAATGGGAAGAAGAAAGTCGATGGATTATTTTTAGAGGAACAGATGAAAGTTTAATAGGTTGGAAAGAAGACTTTATGATGACTTATTCTGACTTGATTCCTGCACAAACAGATGCGATAGAGTATTTAAGAAAACAAGCAGAGTTATTCGCAGGAAGTTTAAATGTATCCGGACATTCTAAAGGAGGAAATCTGTCCTTATATGCAAGTGCAATGCAAGAAGAATCCATTCAACAGCGAATACAGCAGATTTATTGTTGGGATTCTCCAGGGGTACATCGTTCGATTTTAATGACAGAAGGATATCAAAGAGTAGTATCAAAAGCAAAAAGATATATTCCGCAAGATTCGATAGTAGGGTTGATGTTAGAATCTCAAGTTCCTTATCATATTATTGAAAGTCAAGGAAGTGGCATTGTTCAACATAGTGCTTTAATGTGGAATATAGAAGAGGATTGTTTTGTTGAACGAACCGAATTGACGAAAAATAGCCAATTAACGGATCAAACGTTTAAACAATGGACCGAGACCGTTACGGATGAAGATTTAAAACTATTTTTTGATACATTTTTTGAATTATTTTTTGAAATGGGCGTAGAGACGGTTAATGAAGTTTATCATCATTTTAGGATGTATATGCAAGAATTTTTCAAAAAAGCCTATCAAATGGATACAGAAAAACGAGAAATCTTATTAAGAGTGGGACGATTATTATTCCAAATTCGTTATGAAATATGGAAAGATACGTTGTCCATTCCAGTAGAACTTCCACCTTTAACATTGCCGAGTGTAGAAGAATTAGTAGAAAGTTGGACGGAAGAACATCGCATTGCTGTGACTTATCAGTCTACAGAAGAAAACGAAGAAATTCGTCACTATTATCAACACCGACAAAAACAAAAGAATTTAGAAACAAACCAAGCCAAGCAGTCTGAATAA